Proteins encoded by one window of Vibrio rumoiensis:
- a CDS encoding glutathione S-transferase family protein: MGKLVEGVWHDVWYDTKSSGGKFVREDAGFRDWIENKPDAPFQPESGRYHLYVSLACPWAHRTLIMRELKGLAEHIDVTVVSPDMLENGWEFNQPEPLFGFTKLHQLYTKAKSTYSGRVTVPALWDKKTQTIVSNESSEILRMFNSEFNDLTGNTDDYYPQALRSEIDEWNEFVYPKINNGVYKTGFATTQEAYEEAFDGLFTALDKVEQHLSHSRYLVGQQITEADWRLFTTLIRFDAVYVGHFKCNLKRIADYPNIQGYMKELYQVAGVKQTVNFEHIKRHYYFSHKGINPTQVVPKGPALDLDSEHGRANSDNEY, from the coding sequence ATGGGAAAGTTAGTTGAAGGTGTATGGCATGATGTGTGGTATGACACGAAATCGAGTGGCGGCAAGTTTGTTCGCGAAGATGCGGGATTTCGAGATTGGATTGAAAATAAACCCGATGCGCCATTTCAGCCTGAATCTGGCCGCTACCATCTTTATGTTTCATTAGCCTGTCCTTGGGCACATCGCACTTTAATCATGCGTGAATTAAAAGGTTTAGCCGAGCATATTGATGTTACCGTCGTGAGCCCTGATATGTTGGAAAACGGTTGGGAGTTCAATCAACCTGAACCGTTATTTGGTTTCACTAAATTGCACCAATTATATACCAAGGCTAAGTCAACTTATTCGGGGCGTGTGACGGTGCCTGCGCTATGGGATAAAAAAACGCAGACTATTGTGAGCAACGAATCATCAGAAATACTGCGTATGTTCAATAGTGAATTTAATGACTTAACCGGCAATACTGATGATTACTACCCACAAGCATTGCGTTCGGAAATTGATGAGTGGAATGAGTTTGTTTATCCCAAGATTAATAATGGGGTCTATAAAACAGGCTTTGCGACCACACAAGAGGCGTATGAAGAAGCGTTTGATGGTTTGTTTACTGCCTTAGATAAAGTGGAACAACACTTGTCACACAGCCGTTATTTAGTCGGCCAGCAGATCACAGAAGCCGATTGGCGTTTATTTACCACGTTAATTCGTTTTGATGCGGTGTATGTTGGGCACTTTAAATGCAACTTAAAACGCATTGCCGATTATCCGAATATTCAAGGTTACATGAAAGAGTTGTATCAAGTGGCAGGGGTCAAACAGACGGTCAACTTTGAACATATTAAACGACACTATTATTTCAGCCATAAAGGGATTAATCCAACGCAAGTGGTGCCGAAAGGCCCGGCACTGGATTTAGACTCTGAACATGGTCGAGCAAACTCGGATAACGAATATTAA
- a CDS encoding cysteine-rich CWC family protein, whose amino-acid sequence MKTPCIAACKNNAGICSGCHRTMTEILQWRTMNDEDHAQVMETLSGNHSTHTCPECGSNAFCDIAAGKDSCWCFELEEREISEKFEGCLCRRCLEKKPTA is encoded by the coding sequence ATGAAAACACCTTGTATTGCCGCTTGTAAAAATAATGCTGGGATTTGCTCAGGCTGTCACCGCACTATGACGGAAATTTTGCAATGGCGTACTATGAACGATGAGGATCATGCTCAAGTAATGGAGACACTCAGTGGTAACCATAGCACCCACACTTGTCCCGAATGTGGCTCGAATGCTTTTTGTGACATTGCAGCAGGAAAGGACAGCTGTTGGTGTTTTGAACTGGAAGAGAGAGAAATAAGCGAGAAGTTTGAAGGATGTTTATGCCGCCGCTGCTTAGAAAAGAAGCCAACGGCATAA
- a CDS encoding anaerobic C4-dicarboxylate transporter: MFYIHMLLLLAVIFTGIRFGGIAFGLLGGLGVSVLAFVFGIAPGSPPISVMLIILAVVAASATLEATGGLKLLVKFAEKLLRKHPNQIVFLGPFCTYLLTVLVGTGHSVYPLLPVIYDVSIKKGIRPERPMAMASVASQMGITASPIAAAAAVVMATAAKNDLDISLVHVLMVTIPATFCGLMAGCTWSLFRGKELDQDDAFIERCKNPDFKAALIDETAEDTNNIANAKKAKTGLTVFLAGIAVVVFVAMFGKDLNLLPQGVGMSVAIQFLMLAVGAIILLCTKVDPKDIAKSNVFTAGMSAVIIIFGIAWMSDTIIEHHKPYLIEMVSDIVSVHPWTFAFAMFATSVFLKSQAAVLTIMFPLGFSLGIPPEVLIGVIPACYAYFFFPFYPSDLAAITFDRSGTTSIGKYVLNHSFFIPGIIGVSTATIIGYFISTTLLG; the protein is encoded by the coding sequence ATGTTCTATATTCACATGCTGCTGTTGTTAGCAGTCATTTTTACAGGGATTCGGTTTGGTGGCATTGCCTTTGGTCTATTAGGCGGTTTAGGCGTTTCCGTTTTAGCTTTCGTTTTTGGCATTGCGCCCGGATCGCCACCGATCAGTGTCATGCTCATCATTCTTGCAGTGGTTGCTGCATCCGCCACTTTAGAAGCGACTGGTGGGCTTAAGTTACTCGTTAAATTTGCAGAAAAGCTGTTACGTAAACACCCGAATCAAATCGTTTTTTTAGGTCCATTTTGTACTTACCTTTTGACCGTTCTTGTTGGTACCGGACACAGTGTTTATCCACTTTTACCTGTTATTTATGATGTCTCAATTAAAAAAGGTATTCGCCCTGAACGCCCAATGGCAATGGCTTCGGTCGCCTCACAAATGGGGATCACCGCGAGTCCAATCGCCGCTGCGGCAGCCGTCGTGATGGCCACCGCAGCAAAAAATGATTTAGATATTTCTTTAGTTCATGTGTTGATGGTAACCATTCCTGCGACCTTCTGTGGCTTAATGGCGGGTTGTACTTGGAGCTTATTCCGCGGTAAAGAACTCGATCAAGATGACGCTTTTATTGAGCGCTGTAAAAACCCAGATTTCAAAGCGGCCCTCATTGATGAAACCGCTGAAGATACCAACAATATTGCCAATGCTAAAAAAGCGAAAACAGGCTTAACCGTGTTCTTAGCCGGTATTGCAGTGGTGGTGTTTGTCGCGATGTTTGGTAAAGATCTTAACCTCTTACCACAAGGGGTTGGTATGTCGGTTGCCATTCAATTCTTAATGTTGGCAGTCGGCGCTATTATTTTGCTGTGCACCAAAGTCGACCCCAAAGACATCGCAAAAAGTAATGTCTTTACTGCAGGCATGTCGGCGGTGATCATCATCTTTGGTATTGCTTGGATGAGTGACACTATTATTGAACATCACAAACCTTACTTAATTGAAATGGTGAGTGATATTGTGAGCGTGCATCCTTGGACCTTTGCGTTTGCGATGTTTGCAACGTCGGTATTCTTAAAAAGCCAAGCTGCGGTGTTGACCATCATGTTTCCACTAGGCTTCTCACTGGGTATTCCACCAGAAGTATTAATCGGTGTTATCCCAGCGTGTTATGCGTATTTCTTCTTCCCATTCTATCCATCGGATCTGGCGGCAATTACCTTTGACCGTTCAGGTACCACATCAATTGGCAAGTATGTGTTGAATCATAGCTTCTTTATCCCGGGTATCATTGGTGTATCAACCGCGACTATCATTGGTTACTTCATTTCTACCACCCTACTCGGCTAA
- a CDS encoding 8-oxoguanine deaminase — translation MPQTLNTPHSATQNLTTTWIKNPLAIYTGSTQDARGGIVVQGNIILELVALNTEPQHKIDHVVNAKNHVVTPGLINAHHHFYQTLTRAYPDALDKELFNWLKTLYPVWAGLDEEMHALSTEVALVEMMMSGCTTASDHHYLIPVGLEHAIDIQVETAQKLGVRAILTRGSMSLGEDDGGLPPRHTIQTEQTIIDDSVRLINQYHQREDGAMTQIALAPCSPFSVTTDLMKETSRIAHQENVMMHTHLCETIDEEEFCLQRFGHRPVDYLESVGWLNDKTWLAHGIHFNDEEIKRLGSAGVGISHCPTSNMMLASGICRNNELEAAGVKVGLGVDGSASNDGSNMIAEVRMAMYLQRLRYGSANVSHLDALRWATKGSAAAMGRSDIGTLEVGKQADISMFTLDEIRFSGSHDPLAALIMCGAQQADRVMINGEWRVHDGHVIGLDLECLLIQHRAAAKRLAEKAMKLR, via the coding sequence ATGCCTCAAACGCTTAATACTCCACATTCAGCGACTCAAAATCTAACCACCACTTGGATTAAAAACCCTCTTGCCATCTATACTGGCAGCACACAAGATGCACGCGGTGGTATTGTGGTTCAAGGAAATATTATTCTTGAACTCGTGGCTTTAAACACCGAACCTCAACACAAAATTGATCACGTAGTGAATGCCAAAAATCATGTGGTCACTCCTGGTTTAATCAATGCGCATCACCACTTCTACCAAACCTTAACGCGTGCCTATCCTGATGCGCTCGACAAAGAACTGTTTAACTGGCTTAAGACACTCTACCCGGTGTGGGCTGGCCTCGATGAAGAAATGCATGCCCTTTCCACTGAGGTGGCATTGGTAGAAATGATGATGTCAGGCTGTACCACTGCCTCTGATCATCATTATTTAATTCCCGTTGGTTTAGAGCACGCCATTGATATTCAAGTTGAAACCGCCCAAAAACTCGGCGTGCGTGCCATTTTAACCCGCGGCTCAATGAGCTTAGGCGAAGATGATGGCGGCCTTCCTCCTCGTCACACCATTCAAACTGAACAAACCATCATTGATGATAGCGTGAGGCTGATTAACCAATACCACCAGCGAGAAGATGGTGCAATGACGCAAATTGCACTCGCACCTTGCTCACCTTTCTCGGTGACGACTGACTTGATGAAAGAAACCTCGCGGATTGCTCATCAAGAAAACGTCATGATGCACACGCATTTATGTGAAACCATTGATGAAGAAGAATTCTGCCTACAACGCTTTGGTCATCGCCCTGTCGACTATCTGGAAAGTGTTGGCTGGCTGAATGATAAAACTTGGCTGGCACATGGTATTCATTTTAATGATGAGGAAATCAAACGCCTCGGCAGCGCTGGTGTCGGCATTAGCCATTGCCCAACCTCCAACATGATGCTTGCCTCCGGTATTTGTCGTAATAACGAATTAGAAGCGGCTGGTGTGAAAGTCGGCCTTGGTGTGGATGGTTCTGCGTCTAACGATGGCTCCAATATGATTGCAGAAGTGCGTATGGCGATGTACTTACAACGTTTACGTTATGGCTCTGCCAATGTATCTCACCTTGATGCTCTTCGTTGGGCGACCAAAGGCTCAGCGGCAGCCATGGGACGTTCGGATATCGGGACACTTGAGGTCGGCAAACAAGCCGATATTTCAATGTTTACCTTAGATGAGATTCGTTTCTCCGGTTCGCATGATCCATTGGCGGCATTAATTATGTGTGGCGCCCAGCAAGCCGACCGAGTGATGATTAACGGTGAATGGCGCGTGCATGATGGTCATGTCATCGGACTCGACTTAGAATGTTTATTAATTCAACACCGAGCGGCGGCAAAACGGTTAGCCGAAAAAGCAATGAAACTTCGCTAA
- a CDS encoding DMT family protein, which produces MPPIFITISLLVCSNVFMTFAWYAHLKELGNKPWIIAALVSWGIALFEYMFQVPANRIGYTVLSVGQLKILQEVITLSVFVPFSVMYLKEPLKLDYLWAGLCLLGAVYFVFRSKLG; this is translated from the coding sequence ATGCCGCCTATTTTTATTACAATCTCCCTTTTGGTATGCAGCAATGTGTTTATGACGTTTGCCTGGTACGCCCACTTAAAAGAGCTAGGTAACAAACCTTGGATTATTGCCGCGCTAGTGAGTTGGGGGATTGCTCTATTTGAATATATGTTCCAAGTACCGGCGAACCGTATTGGTTACACGGTCTTGTCGGTTGGTCAGTTAAAAATCCTTCAAGAAGTGATCACTTTGTCAGTATTTGTGCCATTTTCAGTGATGTATTTGAAAGAACCGCTTAAGCTGGATTATTTATGGGCGGGCTTGTGCTTGCTAGGTGCGGTGTATTTTGTTTTCCGCAGCAAATTAGGCTGA
- a CDS encoding PTS lactose/cellobiose transporter subunit IIA — protein sequence MDLEEQVMGIIINAGQSKSLAFEALYAAKAGEFDKAEALMKESQEFANQAHLVQTKLIEADEGEGKTKMTLIMVHAQDHLMTSMLAKEMMAELIALHKKVAEI from the coding sequence ATGGATTTAGAAGAACAAGTTATGGGTATCATCATCAACGCTGGCCAATCTAAGAGCCTTGCTTTTGAAGCCTTATATGCCGCAAAAGCAGGTGAGTTTGATAAAGCCGAAGCCTTGATGAAAGAATCTCAAGAATTTGCTAACCAAGCTCACCTTGTTCAAACGAAACTTATCGAAGCGGATGAAGGTGAAGGCAAAACGAAAATGACATTGATCATGGTACATGCGCAAGACCACCTTATGACCAGCATGTTGGCGAAAGAAATGATGGCCGAGTTGATTGCACTGCACAAAAAAGTCGCAGAGATATAA
- a CDS encoding glycoside hydrolase family 1 protein — protein sequence MQYQFPDNFWWGSASSAPQTEGAAFEDGKGENIWDLWYKNEPNRFFNGVSATEASTFYKHYRSDIALMKDIGHNSFRTSISWSRLIPTGHGEVNPKAVEFYNNVIDEMVAQGIQPFINLFHFDMPVAMQEIGGWENREVVDAYAEFSATCFKLFGDRVKHWFTFNEPIVPVEGGYLYDFHYPNVVDFRRAVTVGYHTILAHSKAVMAYRAQQQDGQIGIILNLTPSYPRSQNPADLRAAECADLLFNRSFLDPAAKGEFPQGLIEILKQYDQMPDCQVGDSDIIAAGKVDLLGVNYYQPRRVKARLTAVDQNSPFMPEWLFENYEMPGRKMNPHRGWEIYEKGIYDIMINLRDNYGNIPCFISENGMGVEGEDKFLKDGQIQDTYRIEFIQDHLSWLHKAIQEGADCRGYHLWTFIDNWSWCNAYKNRYGFYSLDLKTQTRTKKLSGEWFAQVSKNNGF from the coding sequence ATGCAATATCAATTTCCAGACAATTTTTGGTGGGGCAGTGCTTCATCGGCGCCTCAAACCGAAGGGGCTGCGTTTGAAGACGGTAAAGGCGAAAACATTTGGGACCTTTGGTACAAGAATGAGCCAAACCGTTTTTTCAATGGTGTGAGTGCAACGGAGGCGTCAACATTTTATAAACACTACCGTTCAGACATTGCGCTGATGAAAGACATTGGCCACAACTCATTCCGCACTTCTATCTCATGGTCACGTTTAATTCCAACGGGACATGGTGAAGTTAACCCGAAAGCGGTTGAGTTTTATAACAATGTGATTGATGAGATGGTGGCACAAGGTATTCAGCCTTTCATCAACTTATTTCATTTTGATATGCCTGTGGCAATGCAAGAGATTGGGGGGTGGGAAAATCGTGAAGTGGTCGACGCTTACGCTGAATTTTCCGCGACCTGTTTTAAATTATTCGGTGACCGAGTGAAACACTGGTTTACCTTTAACGAGCCAATCGTGCCAGTGGAAGGCGGTTATCTTTATGATTTCCATTACCCGAATGTGGTGGATTTCCGTCGCGCAGTAACCGTGGGATATCACACCATTTTGGCGCATTCAAAAGCGGTAATGGCATACCGTGCACAACAGCAAGACGGACAAATTGGCATTATTTTAAACTTAACGCCTTCTTATCCACGTTCGCAAAATCCAGCTGATTTACGAGCCGCTGAGTGTGCCGATTTACTGTTTAACCGCAGTTTCTTAGATCCAGCCGCCAAGGGGGAATTTCCTCAAGGTTTGATTGAAATTTTAAAGCAGTACGATCAAATGCCGGACTGCCAAGTGGGCGATAGTGACATCATCGCCGCAGGGAAAGTGGATTTACTGGGCGTGAACTATTATCAACCTCGTCGTGTGAAAGCTCGCTTAACGGCAGTGGATCAAAACTCGCCATTTATGCCGGAATGGTTATTTGAAAATTATGAAATGCCAGGTCGTAAAATGAACCCACATCGTGGTTGGGAAATTTACGAAAAAGGCATTTATGACATCATGATCAACTTGCGTGATAACTACGGCAACATTCCATGTTTCATCTCTGAAAATGGCATGGGCGTTGAAGGCGAAGACAAGTTCTTAAAAGACGGTCAAATCCAAGATACGTATCGCATTGAGTTCATCCAAGATCACTTAAGTTGGTTACATAAAGCGATTCAAGAAGGCGCAGATTGCCGCGGATATCACTTATGGACTTTCATCGATAACTGGTCTTGGTGTAATGCTTATAAAAATCGTTATGGTTTCTATAGCCTTGATTTGAAAACCCAGACACGCACGAAAAAGCTCAGCGGTGAATGGTTTGCTCAAGTTTCAAAAAATAATGGCTTTTAA
- a CDS encoding PTS sugar transporter subunit IIB, which produces MKKIMLCCSAGMSTSMLMKKMIEEAAKRNLDVDIQAFGASEFDQKAPNFQCVLLGPQIKYMQADLQKKADAYGIKVEPINMMDYGMQKGDKVLDHALSLID; this is translated from the coding sequence ATGAAAAAAATTATGCTTTGCTGCTCAGCTGGAATGTCAACGAGCATGCTAATGAAAAAAATGATCGAAGAAGCGGCAAAACGCAACCTAGACGTTGATATCCAAGCTTTTGGCGCTTCAGAGTTCGACCAAAAAGCACCTAACTTCCAGTGTGTTTTACTGGGTCCTCAAATCAAATACATGCAAGCGGATCTGCAAAAGAAAGCGGACGCTTACGGCATCAAAGTTGAGCCAATCAACATGATGGATTACGGCATGCAAAAAGGCGATAAGGTTCTCGACCACGCACTGTCATTGATTGATTAA
- a CDS encoding LacI family DNA-binding transcriptional regulator, whose amino-acid sequence MATITDVSRLANVSKATVSRVLSGSRGVREDSRLAVLKAAEELNYSPNIAAQNLATQSTNYVGVVLNTADAASLNSYLPLISRKLKSMNKLMLVQFAESAHEQQNALMELHSQCEAVILINGTINTAAFERVLHMDGVMSDAHASVGFDYQFAAESACRYLLGKGHRKIALLVDDLEQGSCQDLLSGYKNALQNSSLPYDRRLILEAKHQLEQALLGLINSFTQYTAIVVKRDSYAAEAMRIMREFNIQVPKDVSVIALEDSPLAQQLNPTLTCISHSSEQLADTCITNLQALLERSIKPMKTSPLLSGRLVSRESVSDV is encoded by the coding sequence ATGGCCACTATCACAGACGTATCACGATTAGCCAATGTATCAAAAGCCACCGTTTCTCGAGTGTTAAGCGGTAGTCGAGGAGTACGTGAAGATAGTCGTCTTGCTGTGTTAAAGGCCGCCGAAGAACTCAACTATAGCCCAAATATTGCTGCACAAAATCTTGCGACCCAATCTACCAATTATGTCGGTGTGGTATTAAATACAGCCGACGCTGCAAGCCTTAATAGTTACCTACCGCTAATCTCGCGTAAGCTAAAATCAATGAATAAATTGATGCTAGTGCAATTTGCTGAAAGTGCTCATGAGCAACAAAACGCGCTGATGGAATTGCATAGTCAATGTGAAGCCGTCATTTTGATTAATGGTACGATCAATACCGCTGCTTTTGAGCGTGTATTGCATATGGATGGTGTGATGAGTGATGCTCATGCATCGGTCGGGTTTGATTATCAATTTGCCGCCGAAAGTGCTTGTCGTTACTTACTCGGGAAAGGGCATCGAAAAATTGCATTATTGGTTGATGATTTAGAGCAGGGAAGTTGCCAGGATTTATTAAGCGGTTATAAAAATGCATTACAGAATTCGTCATTGCCGTATGATCGCCGTTTGATTTTGGAAGCGAAACATCAACTTGAACAAGCTCTACTCGGGCTGATTAATAGCTTTACGCAATATACGGCCATCGTGGTAAAACGAGACAGTTACGCCGCTGAAGCGATGCGCATTATGCGTGAGTTTAATATCCAAGTGCCGAAAGATGTTTCAGTGATCGCATTAGAAGATTCGCCACTGGCACAACAGCTTAACCCGACACTGACTTGCATCAGTCACTCTAGTGAGCAATTGGCTGACACTTGTATTACTAATTTACAAGCCTTACTAGAACGCTCAATTAAACCAATGAAAACCAGCCCATTACTGTCTGGTCGCTTGGTCAGTCGAGAGTCAGTTTCGGACGTATAA
- a CDS encoding PTS sugar transporter subunit IIC: MSSINDLLTNFIEQKVTPIAGRIGNQKYVTSIRDGFISALPFMIVGSFMLVFIFPPFSPDTTWGFARAWLDFSNEYREQLILPFNLSMGIMTFFISTGVAASLARHYDLDPLATGLLALMSFLLVAAPIEEGKLVMTYFGGPGIFTALITAIYSTEVYAFLKRKNVTIKLPPEVPAGVSRSFEILIPVLVIIITLHPLNLLIESETGMIIPQAIMSLLEPLVSASDSLPAILIAVFVCQILWFAGIHGALIVTGIMNPFWLANLAVNQTALANGIEPPVIFLQGFWDHYLLIGGVGSTLPLAFMLARSRAVHLRTVGKLSSVPALFNINEPLLFGTPIIMNPVMFIPFVFVPMINAVVAYFGLKWDLVAHVVSVTPWTTPAPIGASWAANWAFSPVIMCFICMAISVVVYLPFLKAYEKQLLEQEEQAAKEEAEAQGQTVTA, from the coding sequence ATGAGCTCAATTAATGATTTATTGACGAACTTTATTGAACAAAAAGTGACGCCAATCGCAGGACGCATAGGAAATCAGAAATACGTTACTTCCATCCGTGATGGCTTTATTTCAGCCTTACCATTTATGATCGTTGGTTCGTTCATGTTGGTGTTTATTTTCCCTCCATTTTCACCAGATACGACGTGGGGTTTTGCGCGTGCTTGGTTAGACTTTTCGAATGAATACCGTGAACAGCTGATTTTACCTTTTAACCTCAGTATGGGGATAATGACCTTCTTCATTTCAACTGGGGTGGCGGCAAGTTTGGCTCGCCATTATGACTTAGACCCACTTGCAACAGGCTTACTTGCATTGATGTCATTCTTATTGGTTGCCGCTCCTATCGAAGAAGGCAAATTAGTGATGACTTACTTTGGTGGCCCTGGCATCTTTACCGCTTTAATTACTGCTATCTACTCAACCGAAGTGTATGCGTTCTTAAAGCGTAAAAATGTCACGATCAAGCTACCACCAGAAGTGCCAGCCGGTGTATCTCGTTCATTTGAGATTTTAATTCCAGTTCTTGTGATCATTATAACACTGCACCCACTGAACTTACTGATTGAATCTGAAACCGGCATGATTATTCCACAAGCAATTATGTCACTGCTTGAGCCATTAGTATCGGCTTCTGATTCTCTACCAGCGATTTTGATCGCGGTGTTTGTTTGTCAAATTCTATGGTTTGCTGGTATCCACGGTGCATTGATTGTTACAGGCATCATGAACCCATTCTGGTTAGCGAATCTAGCAGTAAACCAAACCGCTTTAGCCAATGGCATTGAGCCACCAGTTATCTTTCTACAAGGTTTTTGGGACCATTACCTATTAATCGGTGGTGTCGGTTCAACGTTACCTCTTGCATTCATGTTAGCGCGCAGTCGTGCGGTTCACCTTCGTACCGTCGGTAAACTAAGTAGTGTTCCAGCATTGTTTAACATCAATGAGCCACTATTGTTCGGTACGCCAATTATTATGAACCCAGTCATGTTTATTCCATTCGTATTCGTACCAATGATTAATGCGGTGGTGGCTTACTTTGGTCTGAAATGGGATTTAGTGGCACACGTTGTATCGGTTACACCATGGACAACACCTGCACCAATCGGCGCATCATGGGCGGCAAACTGGGCCTTTAGTCCTGTCATCATGTGCTTCATCTGTATGGCGATTTCGGTAGTGGTTTACTTACCTTTCTTAAAAGCTTACGAAAAGCAACTGCTTGAGCAAGAAGAGCAAGCTGCGAAAGAAGAAGCCGAAGCTCAAGGTCAAACAGTAACTGCGTAA
- a CDS encoding glycoside hydrolase family 1 protein, with product MAFQDNFLWGSASAAYQIEGGASLDGKGPSIWDTYSRIPGNTFKNTTGEVAIDFYHKFEEDIELMKEMGLNAYRFSVSWPRVMADGRTVNPKGVEFYHKVIDKLIEAGVEPILTVYHWDLPQALQDEYAGWESREIIKDFTAFCELLYKEYGNKVKYWVTLNEQNIFTGLGYVQKLHPPKVSDYQRFINANHIASLANASAIKLFRDMGIEGQVGPSFAYGPTYAKSEKPEDVIAMENAQEVENFLWMDVYAKGEYPRIGLKLLENLGIHVDFQPGDKALLKAGVCDFMGLNYYQSATFIDPQQKQDNVQAGNAAQVSVVSEVKDIPTDKLYARADNDYLKMTDWNWAIDPNGLRVSLRRITSRYGVPILISENGLGAFDTLTEDGKVHDDYRINFLKQHVEAIEAAIDDGCEVLGYCTWSFQDLFSWLNGYAKRYGFVYVDRDEENEKELKRYKKDSFYWYQKVIESNGKEL from the coding sequence ATGGCATTTCAAGATAACTTTTTATGGGGTAGTGCATCTGCAGCGTATCAAATTGAAGGTGGCGCAAGCTTAGACGGTAAAGGCCCATCGATTTGGGATACCTACTCACGCATTCCAGGCAATACGTTTAAAAATACCACGGGTGAAGTAGCGATTGATTTCTACCATAAGTTTGAGGAAGACATCGAACTGATGAAAGAGATGGGCTTAAACGCGTATCGTTTCTCCGTTTCATGGCCTCGCGTGATGGCCGATGGCCGCACAGTGAACCCAAAAGGTGTCGAGTTCTATCATAAGGTTATCGATAAGTTGATCGAAGCCGGTGTCGAGCCAATTTTAACGGTATATCACTGGGATTTGCCTCAAGCATTGCAAGATGAATATGCAGGCTGGGAAAGCCGCGAAATCATTAAAGACTTCACTGCATTTTGTGAATTGCTTTATAAAGAATACGGCAACAAAGTGAAATATTGGGTTACGCTAAATGAGCAGAATATTTTCACAGGCTTAGGCTATGTGCAAAAATTGCATCCGCCGAAAGTCTCGGACTACCAACGCTTTATTAACGCAAACCACATTGCCAGCCTTGCAAACGCCAGCGCGATTAAGTTGTTCCGTGATATGGGCATTGAAGGCCAAGTCGGCCCGAGCTTTGCTTATGGTCCGACTTATGCCAAAAGTGAGAAACCAGAAGATGTGATTGCGATGGAAAATGCGCAAGAAGTTGAAAATTTCTTATGGATGGATGTGTACGCTAAAGGCGAATACCCTCGCATTGGTTTGAAACTGTTGGAAAACCTGGGTATTCATGTTGATTTCCAACCGGGTGATAAAGCGTTACTGAAAGCCGGTGTGTGTGACTTCATGGGGCTCAATTATTATCAATCAGCTACTTTTATTGACCCACAACAAAAGCAAGATAATGTTCAGGCTGGTAATGCTGCGCAGGTGTCTGTGGTCTCTGAAGTGAAAGATATCCCAACCGATAAACTGTATGCACGCGCGGATAACGACTACCTTAAAATGACCGATTGGAACTGGGCGATTGATCCTAATGGCCTACGAGTGTCATTACGTCGCATTACGTCGCGTTACGGTGTGCCTATCTTGATCAGTGAAAACGGTTTAGGGGCGTTTGATACTTTGACCGAAGATGGCAAAGTGCACGATGATTACCGAATCAACTTCTTGAAACAACACGTTGAAGCGATAGAAGCGGCAATCGATGATGGTTGTGAAGTCTTAGGTTACTGTACTTGGTCATTCCAAGACTTGTTTAGCTGGTTGAATGGTTATGCGAAACGTTATGGCTTCGTTTATGTTGACCGTGATGAAGAAAACGAAAAAGAGTTGAAGCGTTATAAGAAAGACAGCTTCTACTGGTATCAAAAAGTGATCGAAAGTAACGGTAAAGAATTGTAA
- a CDS encoding LysM peptidoglycan-binding domain-containing protein, whose amino-acid sequence MLNSNKKIITLTMLASAAVLSGCASNDEVIEQQNQQAEQISSLQADLQAQKESNQQLADKVDQLSMDQDEIKQQMEDKSSTYVIKENDTLYHVAQQNGMSVDELLQLNPEIKNPNALLIGQTINIK is encoded by the coding sequence ATGTTAAACAGTAATAAGAAAATTATCACATTAACGATGTTAGCTTCCGCTGCGGTTTTGTCTGGTTGTGCGTCAAATGACGAAGTGATTGAGCAACAAAATCAGCAAGCTGAACAAATCAGTTCATTACAGGCCGACTTACAAGCTCAGAAAGAATCGAACCAACAACTGGCTGATAAAGTTGATCAACTTTCCATGGATCAAGATGAAATTAAGCAACAAATGGAAGATAAATCTTCGACTTATGTGATCAAAGAAAATGACACGCTGTATCATGTTGCTCAACAAAATGGCATGTCAGTGGATGAGCTACTGCAACTTAACCCTGAGATTAAAAATCCGAATGCATTATTGATTGGTCAAACCATTAATATTAAATAA